The proteins below come from a single Antricoccus suffuscus genomic window:
- a CDS encoding GNAT family N-acetyltransferase, translating into MKIRRYEDRDREPALALAPRLVEGIAPWRDEKAARASYIDTVAWSIDHGDDDDMAVFVAEDDEGFAGIVTVKEKGHFTGQKDAYVEGLAVQERVARTGLGTKLMDACEEWGRRRGHRRLIIKTGAGNKVAREFYASIGYEEEEVKLSKAL; encoded by the coding sequence ATGAAGATCCGCCGATACGAGGACCGTGACCGCGAACCGGCGCTCGCGCTAGCGCCCAGGTTGGTCGAGGGAATCGCCCCATGGCGCGATGAGAAGGCGGCGCGGGCGTCATACATCGATACCGTCGCGTGGTCGATCGACCATGGCGACGACGACGACATGGCCGTGTTTGTCGCCGAAGACGACGAGGGTTTCGCCGGCATAGTGACGGTGAAGGAGAAGGGTCACTTCACTGGCCAGAAGGACGCGTACGTCGAAGGCCTCGCCGTGCAGGAGCGCGTAGCGCGGACCGGGCTAGGCACCAAGCTTATGGATGCCTGCGAGGAGTGGGGCCGCCGTCGCGGCCATCGCCGGTTGATCATCAAGACCGGCGCCGGCAATAAGGTCGCGCGCGAGTTCTACGCCTCGATCGGCTACGAGGAAGAAGAGGTCAAGCTCAGTAAGGCGCTATAG
- the lysS gene encoding lysine--tRNA ligase: MPKDEKNPQDSAPNPVEVDDTPEQLKIRRGKRERLLAEGVEPYVVGVSRTHSLAQVRAAYPDLEADHATGDRVGITGRVIFFRNSGKLCFATLREGGVELQVMISLAKVGEEALARWKSDIDLGDHVFADGEVITSKRGELSVLADRFELTAKALRPLPVAHKPMNEETRVRQRYADLIVRPEARQMVEVRGKAIASIRETLTSHDYIEVETPMLQSVQGGATARPFTTFYNAYGLEVFLRIAPELYLKRCVVGGIDRVFEINRNFRNEGADSTHSPEFVMCEFYQAYADYNVMADLSREIYQRAAQAALGSMVFDRADGTTMDLSGEWRSASLYEITSEAAGVELTPQTPLETLHEVATQNGVKFSPDWVAGKVLEEIFETLCRDQLRGPIFIRDFPLDTSPLVRSHRSIEGVVEKWDLYIDGMECGTGYSELVDPVIQRERFIEQSAARDAGDNEAMQIDEDFLRALEYGMPPSGGVGLGIDRMLQVLTGRGIRETILFPFVRPE, from the coding sequence GTGCCAAAGGACGAGAAGAACCCCCAGGACTCAGCGCCCAACCCGGTCGAGGTTGACGACACACCCGAGCAGCTCAAGATTCGCCGCGGAAAACGCGAACGGCTTCTCGCCGAAGGTGTCGAGCCTTATGTAGTTGGTGTCTCGCGCACGCATTCTCTTGCGCAAGTGCGGGCGGCGTACCCCGATCTGGAAGCAGACCATGCGACTGGTGACCGGGTCGGTATCACCGGTCGGGTCATTTTCTTTCGCAATTCCGGAAAGCTCTGCTTCGCGACCTTGCGTGAGGGCGGCGTCGAACTTCAAGTGATGATTTCGCTGGCGAAGGTCGGCGAGGAGGCGCTCGCGCGCTGGAAGTCCGACATCGATCTAGGCGACCATGTATTCGCCGATGGCGAAGTGATCACTTCGAAGCGTGGCGAACTGTCGGTACTAGCCGATCGCTTCGAGCTCACCGCTAAAGCGCTGCGTCCGCTTCCAGTCGCGCACAAACCAATGAATGAGGAAACTCGGGTCCGCCAGCGGTACGCCGACCTCATCGTGCGTCCGGAAGCGCGACAGATGGTTGAAGTGCGCGGAAAAGCAATAGCCTCGATCCGGGAAACGCTTACGTCGCACGACTACATCGAGGTCGAGACCCCGATGCTTCAGTCTGTCCAAGGTGGCGCCACGGCTCGGCCATTTACGACGTTTTACAACGCCTACGGTCTTGAGGTGTTCCTGCGGATCGCCCCCGAGCTCTATCTCAAGCGTTGTGTGGTCGGCGGAATTGATCGGGTATTCGAAATCAATCGGAACTTCCGTAATGAAGGCGCGGACTCGACTCATTCACCGGAATTCGTCATGTGCGAGTTTTATCAGGCTTACGCCGACTACAACGTCATGGCGGACTTGAGCCGGGAGATCTACCAACGCGCCGCACAGGCGGCCTTGGGCAGCATGGTCTTTGACCGCGCCGACGGTACGACGATGGACCTGTCCGGTGAGTGGCGCAGCGCTTCCCTGTATGAGATTACGTCGGAGGCGGCCGGCGTAGAACTCACTCCGCAGACACCGCTGGAGACGCTGCACGAAGTCGCGACTCAGAATGGGGTCAAGTTCAGTCCGGATTGGGTAGCCGGAAAGGTGCTCGAGGAAATTTTCGAGACGCTCTGCCGAGATCAGCTTCGTGGCCCGATCTTCATTCGGGACTTCCCGCTAGATACCAGTCCACTTGTGCGCTCGCATCGCAGCATCGAAGGCGTCGTCGAAAAGTGGGATCTCTACATCGACGGAATGGAGTGCGGGACCGGCTACTCCGAATTGGTTGACCCGGTTATTCAGCGCGAGCGGTTTATCGAACAATCCGCGGCCCGCGATGCCGGCGATAACGAGGCTATGCAAATCGATGAGGACTTCTTGCGTGCTCTGGAATACGGCATGCCGCCATCGGGTGGTGTGGGCCTCGGTATCGACCGGATGTTGCAAGTGCTGACCGGCCGCGGTATCCGCGAAACGATTCTCTTTCCGTTCGTCAGGCCGGAGTAA
- a CDS encoding thiamine pyrophosphate-binding protein, with protein sequence MQVHEAIAAALLEHDVDTVFGLMGDANMLYLTSYQKQGGRFVGAAHEGNSVGMADAYARLTGKTGVASVTHGPALTNTLTSLVEAVRSRSNVLLITGDTPPEPTYFQQVDIAAVAAAAGAGYEKVYRPKTLVRDLNRALQRVTSEQRAIVLDIPISMMQADVGDQAVAGRAVAPALGTPDQDALERAVGLALSANRPVVLAGRGAVDSGARDELVALAEKLGAPLATTLLGKDYFAGQPQNLGIYGNLSHSVASGAIGEADCVLVFGASLNAYTSHGGSLFAGKKVVHVDADPGRFGWYTPVTEPIAADARLTAAAMNALIDEAGHKPNTGWVSGLQKALAEYSPRDAFKDRSGVDTVDIRTAMIRLNELLPAKHNLVTDIGRFVLGAWPYLHVADPADFTTMGAFGSIGLGMGGAVGVAVAKPDQPTVAVFGDGGFMMNLADFTTAIREKLNILFVVLNDGAYGAEHYKLRDYGVDPDYSLTTWPELAPMAEAMGARAATIRKIEEFDAVPDLLAAGEGPCLIDVRLDPNLNILDEQ encoded by the coding sequence ATGCAAGTCCATGAAGCGATAGCCGCCGCACTGCTCGAGCACGACGTTGACACAGTCTTCGGTCTGATGGGCGATGCCAACATGCTGTACCTGACCAGCTACCAAAAGCAGGGCGGGCGATTCGTGGGTGCCGCACACGAAGGTAACTCGGTCGGCATGGCAGATGCTTATGCCCGCCTGACGGGGAAGACCGGCGTCGCGTCGGTGACGCACGGCCCCGCCCTGACCAATACTCTTACGTCGCTAGTCGAGGCGGTTCGAAGCCGTAGCAACGTACTTCTCATCACCGGCGATACGCCGCCCGAACCGACGTACTTCCAGCAGGTCGATATCGCGGCGGTCGCGGCCGCGGCGGGTGCCGGCTACGAGAAGGTGTACCGGCCGAAGACTTTGGTGCGAGATCTCAACCGGGCGTTGCAGCGGGTCACCTCCGAACAACGCGCGATCGTGCTGGACATACCGATCTCGATGATGCAGGCCGACGTCGGAGATCAGGCGGTAGCCGGCCGGGCCGTGGCGCCGGCCCTCGGTACGCCGGATCAGGACGCGTTGGAGCGCGCCGTCGGGCTTGCGCTGAGCGCTAACCGACCGGTCGTGCTCGCCGGCCGCGGTGCCGTCGACTCGGGCGCGCGTGACGAGCTTGTCGCGCTCGCCGAGAAGCTCGGTGCGCCGCTCGCGACGACCTTGCTCGGCAAGGACTACTTCGCCGGCCAACCGCAAAACCTTGGCATCTACGGCAACCTTTCGCACAGTGTCGCCTCCGGCGCAATCGGAGAGGCCGACTGTGTGCTCGTCTTCGGTGCCAGCCTCAATGCGTATACGTCGCATGGTGGGTCGCTGTTTGCGGGCAAGAAGGTCGTCCATGTCGACGCGGACCCGGGGCGGTTCGGTTGGTACACGCCGGTGACCGAGCCGATCGCGGCGGACGCCCGACTGACCGCGGCGGCGATGAACGCGCTGATCGACGAGGCCGGCCACAAGCCCAACACCGGATGGGTCTCCGGCCTGCAGAAAGCGCTCGCCGAGTACTCGCCCCGGGACGCATTCAAGGACCGCTCGGGCGTGGACACCGTCGACATCCGTACGGCGATGATCCGGCTCAACGAGTTGTTGCCGGCGAAACACAACCTCGTCACCGACATCGGCCGGTTCGTGCTCGGCGCGTGGCCCTACCTGCATGTGGCGGATCCGGCCGACTTCACCACGATGGGCGCATTCGGGTCGATCGGTCTTGGCATGGGCGGCGCGGTTGGCGTGGCGGTCGCCAAGCCGGACCAGCCGACCGTGGCGGTGTTCGGCGACGGCGGTTTCATGATGAACCTCGCCGACTTCACCACCGCGATCCGGGAGAAGCTCAACATCCTGTTCGTCGTACTCAATGACGGTGCGTACGGCGCCGAGCACTACAAGTTGCGCGACTACGGCGTAGACCCGGACTACTCGCTGACGACCTGGCCCGAACTTGCGCCGATGGCGGAGGCGATGGGGGCGCGTGCAGCGACGATCCGCAAGATCGAGGAGTTTGACGCCGTACCGGACCTGCTGGCCGCAGGTGAGGGTCCGTGCCTCATCGACGTACGTCTAGACCCCAATCTCAACATTCTCGACGAACAGTAA
- a CDS encoding histone-like nucleoid-structuring protein Lsr2, producing the protein MARQIQVKLIDDIDGSEASESVSFGLDGATYEIDLTKKNAAALRNALTKYVGAARKVTGGRKSAAKSATVDREKNNAVRQWARKNGHKVSDRGRISAEIMSAYDAAH; encoded by the coding sequence ATGGCACGCCAGATCCAAGTAAAGCTCATCGATGACATCGACGGATCGGAAGCTTCCGAGTCCGTTTCGTTCGGGCTCGATGGCGCGACGTACGAGATTGACCTGACGAAGAAGAATGCCGCCGCACTCCGCAACGCGTTGACGAAGTATGTCGGTGCGGCTCGCAAAGTCACCGGCGGGCGCAAATCTGCCGCCAAGTCCGCGACCGTCGACCGTGAAAAGAACAACGCGGTCCGTCAGTGGGCGCGCAAGAACGGCCACAAGGTGAGCGATCGCGGGCGTATTTCTGCGGAAATAATGAGCGCGTACGACGCGGCGCACTAA
- a CDS encoding SDR family oxidoreductase: protein MAGVLNRFEGKAALVTGGSRGIGLGIAERILQEGGSVVITGRKQESLDEAAKGLNAGDRLLTLAGNASHEDHRAEAIELAMDKFGRLDHVVGNVGINPFYGSTLDLPLDTARKVLDTNVVSTLGLAQQVWHRTWKENGGSMVIIASVGGLKSAGPIGIYGTSKAALIHLTMQLSDDMAPGVRVNAISPAVVKTRFAEALYVDKEDEVARAYPIGRLGVPEDIGAAAAYFLSDDAAWVTGQNLVADGGSGHTKTV from the coding sequence GTGGCTGGCGTACTTAACCGTTTTGAAGGCAAAGCAGCACTCGTCACCGGAGGTAGCCGTGGTATCGGGCTCGGGATCGCCGAACGGATCCTTCAAGAAGGTGGATCGGTCGTCATCACCGGTCGCAAACAAGAATCACTCGATGAAGCCGCCAAGGGGCTCAACGCGGGCGACCGGCTGCTGACGCTCGCCGGCAACGCATCGCACGAGGACCACCGTGCCGAGGCGATCGAGCTCGCGATGGACAAGTTCGGCCGCCTCGACCACGTCGTGGGCAACGTCGGCATCAATCCGTTCTACGGCTCGACGCTCGACCTTCCGCTCGATACAGCACGCAAGGTGCTCGATACCAACGTGGTCTCCACGCTTGGCCTTGCGCAGCAGGTCTGGCACCGCACCTGGAAGGAAAACGGTGGATCGATGGTCATCATCGCGTCCGTCGGCGGCCTGAAATCGGCGGGTCCGATCGGCATCTACGGCACCTCGAAGGCCGCACTGATCCACCTCACGATGCAGCTGTCGGACGACATGGCCCCGGGCGTCCGCGTCAACGCGATCTCCCCCGCGGTCGTCAAGACCCGGTTCGCCGAGGCGCTGTACGTCGACAAGGAAGACGAGGTCGCTCGCGCCTACCCGATCGGCCGGCTCGGCGTACCGGAGGACATCGGCGCAGCCGCGGCGTACTTCCTGTCCGACGATGCGGCCTGGGTCACCGGACAGAACCTCGTTGCCGACGGTGGAAGCGGGCACACCAAAACCGT